The following coding sequences lie in one Aminivibrio pyruvatiphilus genomic window:
- a CDS encoding MraY family glycosyltransferase produces MNLLSLVFFSGLAFLSCTGSKLYINYARKKAILDIPNERSSHTLPTPRGGGVVFVALFLAVVLLCPFFFPREASLWLALSGGGLAVAAIGWIDDRNTLPAWQRLGVHSIAVLWALYHLGGMPSLSLGFVSLPLGYIGHVLAFIGGVWMINLYNFMDGIDGLAAGEAVLVALAGAFLTTGTPASLPLFALAASVLGFLLWNWSPAKVFMGDAGSGFLGFAFFCFALYTENTNTLPLLIWAVLVSVFVVDATLTLVMRARQRKRLSEAHRDHLYQQFIKAGYPHAGVTGAVLLVTFALSATVWFLRPFPLLLFAGVYVALIMGCKLLYGKISAKLRSMEVTQ; encoded by the coding sequence ATGAACCTTCTTTCTCTCGTGTTTTTTTCCGGCCTGGCTTTCCTCTCATGCACCGGGTCAAAGCTCTACATCAACTACGCCCGAAAGAAAGCCATTCTCGACATCCCCAACGAGCGCAGCTCCCACACTCTCCCAACCCCTCGGGGCGGAGGCGTGGTCTTCGTCGCTCTTTTTCTTGCCGTTGTCCTCCTGTGCCCCTTCTTCTTCCCGAGAGAAGCTTCCCTCTGGCTCGCCCTCTCCGGAGGGGGCCTGGCCGTCGCCGCCATCGGGTGGATTGACGACAGGAACACCCTCCCTGCATGGCAGCGCCTCGGCGTCCACAGCATAGCTGTACTCTGGGCCCTGTATCACCTGGGAGGCATGCCCTCCCTCTCCCTCGGCTTCGTCTCCCTGCCCCTAGGCTATATAGGGCACGTTCTCGCATTTATCGGTGGCGTGTGGATGATCAACCTGTACAACTTCATGGACGGCATCGACGGCCTTGCTGCGGGTGAAGCAGTCCTCGTCGCATTGGCAGGCGCCTTTCTCACAACGGGAACCCCCGCATCGCTCCCCCTTTTCGCCCTGGCTGCCTCGGTACTCGGCTTTCTTCTCTGGAACTGGTCGCCCGCAAAGGTCTTCATGGGCGATGCCGGCAGCGGCTTCCTGGGTTTCGCCTTCTTCTGCTTCGCCCTTTACACCGAGAACACAAATACTTTGCCGCTCCTCATCTGGGCCGTACTGGTATCGGTCTTTGTCGTTGACGCAACCCTCACCCTTGTCATGCGCGCACGGCAGCGAAAGCGCCTGTCAGAAGCCCACCGGGACCATCTGTACCAGCAGTTCATCAAGGCGGGGTATCCCCATGCAGGTGTAACAGGAGCGGTTCTTCTTGTAACATTTGCTCTTTCAGCTACTGTATGGTTCCTCAGACCATTTCCGCTCCTGCTCTTTGCCGGAGTATATGTTGCCCTTATAATGGGGTGCAAACTGCTCTACGGAAAAATATCCGCAAAACTGCGATCAATGGAAGTGACGCAATGA
- a CDS encoding polysaccharide biosynthesis protein has translation MLTKPGPGNSLLIKFAIDLTLAAAASWGAFALRLGLPIPKLYHRSEVFYILLSLGIKVALILGFGLFRQSWRSIGVRDLTRLGKAVAAFTLLSSTAAFLLSPYYRIPRSIPLIDGMLLLIAWGAARLLVRLFLEGNVRRKGRGQNKRVLVIGAGDAGTMIVREMLRHPESCLTPVGFLDDDPGKWNTTFVGYPVFGPVKRLAAVARGQTVDEILIAIPSVMGDAIRSILETARKAEIPARIIPGIWEVLSGKVSISSIRDVEVEDLLNRDPVRLDLDEIAGYITGRVVLVTGAGGSIGSEIVRQILPFDPRHIILLGRGENSLFQIEQELRNIHHVRNITTVVADVRNRERLRRVFETHSPKVVFHAAAHKHVPLMEENPEEAILNNVFGTQNLAELALEHNVEVFVNISTDKAVNPTSVMGASKRVAEMIVRSAAEKALPGRAFVSVRFGNVLGSRGSVIPTFKEQIRRGGPVTVTHPEMTRYFMTIPEAAQLVLQAGGMKRNGSVFVLDMGQPVKIIDLASDLIRLSGFEPGTDIDIVFSGIRPGEKLFEELLTAEEGTEASRFKKIFVARNNGLPAELPQLLEELRQAAEEENGRAIREKLGKLIPHCQVCSEENGK, from the coding sequence ATGCTTACAAAACCGGGGCCCGGAAATTCCCTCCTGATCAAATTCGCCATCGACCTCACCCTCGCCGCCGCCGCGTCGTGGGGGGCATTTGCGTTGCGCCTCGGCCTCCCCATCCCGAAGCTCTACCACAGGAGTGAAGTCTTCTACATCCTCCTCAGCCTGGGCATCAAGGTTGCATTAATCCTCGGCTTCGGCCTCTTCCGGCAGTCATGGAGGAGCATCGGCGTCCGGGACCTCACCCGCCTCGGCAAGGCCGTCGCCGCCTTCACCCTTCTCTCCTCCACTGCGGCCTTCCTCCTGTCGCCCTACTACCGCATACCCCGCAGCATCCCCCTCATCGACGGTATGCTGCTGCTTATCGCATGGGGTGCCGCCCGCCTCCTGGTCCGCCTCTTCCTCGAAGGGAACGTCCGCAGGAAAGGCAGGGGGCAGAACAAGCGGGTCCTCGTCATCGGCGCCGGGGACGCCGGCACCATGATCGTCCGGGAGATGCTCCGCCATCCCGAGTCCTGCCTCACCCCCGTGGGCTTCCTCGACGACGATCCCGGAAAGTGGAACACCACCTTCGTGGGCTACCCCGTCTTCGGCCCGGTAAAACGCCTCGCCGCGGTGGCCCGGGGCCAGACGGTGGACGAAATCCTCATCGCCATCCCCTCCGTCATGGGCGACGCCATCCGGTCCATCCTCGAAACGGCCCGGAAGGCCGAAATACCTGCGCGGATCATCCCCGGAATATGGGAAGTCCTCTCGGGCAAGGTCTCCATCTCCAGCATCCGGGACGTGGAAGTGGAAGACCTCCTCAACCGCGACCCCGTCCGGCTCGACCTGGACGAGATCGCCGGGTACATCACCGGCCGCGTGGTCCTGGTCACGGGTGCGGGCGGATCCATCGGCAGCGAGATCGTCCGGCAGATCCTCCCCTTCGATCCCCGGCACATCATCCTCCTAGGGCGGGGGGAGAACAGCCTCTTCCAGATCGAGCAGGAACTCCGGAACATCCATCACGTCCGCAACATCACCACCGTGGTGGCCGACGTGCGCAACCGGGAGCGCCTGCGGCGTGTCTTCGAGACCCACTCCCCCAAGGTGGTCTTCCACGCGGCGGCCCACAAGCACGTCCCCCTCATGGAGGAGAACCCCGAAGAAGCCATCCTCAACAACGTCTTCGGCACCCAAAATCTTGCGGAACTCGCCCTGGAGCACAACGTGGAAGTCTTCGTCAACATCTCCACCGACAAGGCGGTGAACCCCACCTCCGTCATGGGCGCCTCCAAGCGGGTGGCCGAAATGATCGTCCGCTCGGCGGCGGAAAAAGCCCTCCCGGGAAGAGCCTTCGTCTCCGTCCGGTTCGGCAACGTGCTGGGCAGCAGGGGCAGCGTCATCCCCACCTTCAAGGAGCAGATCCGCCGTGGCGGGCCCGTCACCGTCACCCACCCGGAAATGACCCGGTACTTCATGACCATCCCCGAGGCGGCACAGCTCGTCCTCCAGGCGGGGGGCATGAAGCGGAACGGCTCCGTCTTCGTGCTCGACATGGGCCAGCCGGTCAAGATCATCGACCTGGCATCGGACCTCATCCGCCTTTCGGGCTTCGAACCCGGCACCGACATTGACATCGTCTTCTCGGGTATCCGCCCGGGCGAAAAACTCTTCGAGGAACTCCTCACCGCCGAAGAAGGCACGGAAGCCTCCCGGTTCAAGAAAATCTTCGTTGCACGGAACAACGGCCTGCCCGCCGAACTGCCCCAACTGCTGGAAGAACTCCGGCAGGCGGCGGAAGAAGAAAACGGACGGGCAATCCGGGAAAAGCTGGGGAAACTCATTCCCCATTGCCAGGTATGCAGTGAGGAGAACGGGAAATGA
- a CDS encoding GumC family protein, with amino-acid sequence MTTDRSVQNTPAPYQDDDEIDLMDLFMALWKQKWVIVICAALFVAAGTTFALLTPKTYEAKTTLLILPPISRELTDDKNSGGQMFSSEIYKDLALAQDLLNDVIAEVYSGTEQPDAAAAQRNMSVSVNKASEKDTTGKLPFTLSVSLKGEDPAALTSFLSSWITHFTRRNAQLFSTRGTQSFEYISENFEIVKKDLKAAEDKLADYRKQHPIDFLENTLTTLKTLNKNYQEDISFKKRTLVSREAELIALKELIKEEPEIIILNRSPSNEMLLNVPRGTDSHKNENLIFRDEVINERHSILRNMITFAETEVQSLKASIADLEQHLKATEKEFNEKQVLLVESKKNIQRLEREEKALNDAYTNLAKKFQETRIAAAEAADPIRVIEQPVLPTSPVAPRKTLIVALSGVLGLFIGIFAALIVNMVKNRTASAKA; translated from the coding sequence ATGACAACTGACCGCTCCGTGCAGAATACCCCTGCACCTTACCAGGACGACGACGAAATCGACCTGATGGATCTTTTTATGGCACTGTGGAAACAGAAATGGGTCATAGTGATCTGTGCGGCGCTCTTCGTTGCCGCAGGCACGACTTTTGCCCTGCTGACGCCGAAAACCTACGAGGCCAAGACGACGCTGCTCATCCTTCCCCCCATTTCCAGAGAACTGACCGATGATAAAAATTCCGGCGGGCAGATGTTCTCTTCCGAAATCTACAAGGATCTCGCCCTCGCCCAGGACCTGCTGAACGACGTCATCGCCGAAGTCTATTCAGGGACAGAACAGCCTGACGCGGCCGCAGCCCAGCGGAACATGTCCGTCAGCGTCAACAAGGCCTCTGAAAAGGACACCACCGGCAAGTTGCCCTTTACGCTTTCCGTGTCCCTCAAGGGAGAGGATCCCGCTGCCCTGACGTCTTTCCTTTCTTCGTGGATCACCCATTTCACCCGAAGGAACGCTCAGCTTTTCTCCACGAGGGGAACCCAGTCCTTCGAATATATAAGCGAGAACTTTGAAATTGTGAAAAAAGACCTGAAAGCAGCAGAAGACAAACTGGCAGATTATCGGAAACAACACCCGATAGATTTCTTGGAAAACACTCTGACCACATTAAAAACACTTAACAAAAACTATCAGGAAGACATCTCCTTCAAGAAACGCACCCTTGTTTCCAGGGAAGCTGAATTGATTGCATTAAAAGAACTTATTAAAGAGGAACCGGAGATAATCATCCTGAACAGGTCTCCCTCAAATGAGATGCTTCTCAATGTTCCACGGGGCACTGACTCTCATAAAAATGAAAATCTGATCTTCCGTGACGAAGTAATCAACGAAAGACATAGTATTCTTCGGAATATGATTACCTTTGCTGAGACCGAGGTTCAGTCTCTCAAGGCTTCCATTGCTGACCTGGAGCAGCATCTTAAAGCAACAGAAAAAGAATTCAACGAAAAACAGGTGCTTCTCGTCGAAAGCAAAAAGAACATCCAGCGGCTCGAACGGGAAGAAAAAGCCCTGAACGATGCCTATACCAATCTTGCGAAGAAATTCCAGGAAACCCGGATCGCAGCCGCCGAAGCCGCCGACCCCATCCGGGTCATCGAGCAGCCCGTACTCCCCACGTCGCCCGTGGCGCCGAGGAAAACCCTCATCGTCGCCCTTTCCGGCGTTCTCGGCCTGTTCATCGGCATCTTCGCCGCGCTCATCGTCAACATGGTGAAGAACCGAACGGCTTCTGCAAAGGCTTAA
- a CDS encoding DUF2922 domain-containing protein has protein sequence MKFLTDLGKTFVVSLNYAKETISAAEAEAAMDAVIDNDIFDQALVSIAGAELVDRTVTEIL, from the coding sequence ATGAAGTTTCTGACTGATCTCGGTAAGACCTTCGTGGTGTCGCTGAACTACGCGAAGGAGACCATTTCTGCAGCCGAGGCGGAGGCCGCCATGGATGCGGTGATCGACAACGATATTTTCGATCAGGCGCTGGTGTCCATCGCCGGGGCGGAGCTTGTGGACCGCACGGTGACGGAGATTCTGTAG
- a CDS encoding DUF1659 domain-containing protein: MAVYSPLKSSVVLRLNTGTGGDGKMIVRSVTMSRIRPAVDATSLKSATDALGSLFDYPVLAVEKVGTDSVEAA, encoded by the coding sequence ATGGCAGTGTATTCGCCTTTGAAGAGTTCCGTAGTGCTTCGCCTCAATACCGGCACCGGCGGCGACGGCAAGATGATCGTCCGGTCCGTGACCATGAGCCGGATCCGTCCGGCGGTGGATGCCACGTCGCTGAAGTCGGCGACGGACGCCCTTGGTTCCCTTTTTGATTATCCGGTGCTGGCAGTGGAAAAAGTGGGCACCGATTCCGTGGAAGCCGCCTAG